The following proteins are encoded in a genomic region of Triticum dicoccoides isolate Atlit2015 ecotype Zavitan chromosome 1B, WEW_v2.0, whole genome shotgun sequence:
- the LOC119344645 gene encoding pectinesterase-like — protein sequence MAAYHPAATLSFLLVLPLFLLARSDPAPSTPVPPSTACNDTTDPTFCRSVLPANGTGNLYTYGRFSAAKSLSNANRFLGLVNRYLARGSLSDAAVAALQDCQLLSGLNIDFLSAAGATLNTTKSTLLDPQAEDVQTLLSAILTNQQTCADGLQAAASAWSVRSGLAVPMANSTKLYSISLSLFTRAWVPRGKGRKPRPASSSTKPPRQRGRGLFDATDDEMVRRMALEGAAAAVSVAGAVTVDQSGAGNYTTVGDAVAAAPSNLGASSGYFVIHVAAGVYEENVVVPKNKKYVMMVGDGIGQTVITGNRSVVDGWTTFNSATFAVLGQGFVAVNMTFRNTAGPAKHQAVALRSGADLSTFYQCSFEGYQDTLYTHSLRQFYRACDVYGTVDYVFGNAAVVFQDCTLYNRLPMAGQSNTVTAQGRSDPNQNTGTTIQGCSIVAAPELAANTAFATATYLGRPWKMYSRTVIMQSDVAGLVDPAGWMPWSGDFALSTLYYAEYDNSGAGSDTSRRVNWPGYHVLNSTVDAGNFTVANMVLGDFWLPQTGVPFTIGLN from the exons ATGGCGGCGTACCACCCTGCCGCGACGCTCTCCTTCCTCCTCGTGCTCCCACTCTTCCTCCTGGCCCGCTCCGACCCGGCGCCGTCCACGCCGGTGCCGCCGTCCACTGCGTGCAACGACACGACGGACCCCACATTCTGCCGGTCCGTCCTCCCGGCCAACGGCACCGGCAACCTCTACACCTACGGCCGCTTCTCCGCCGCCAAGTCCCTCTCCAATGCCAACAGGTTCCTCGGCCTCGTCAACCGGTACCTCGCCCGCGGCAGCCTCTCCGACGCCGCGGTCGCCGCGCTGCAGGACTGCCAGCTCCTCTCCGGGCTCAACATCGACTTCCTCTCCGCCGCGGGCGCCACGCTGAACACGACCAAGTCGACGCTCCTCGACCCGCAGGCCGAGGACGTGCAGACGCTGCTGTCGGCGATCCTGACCAACCAGCAGACGTGCGCCGACGGCCTGCAGGCCGCCGCGTCGGCGTGGTCCGTGCGCAGCGGCCTCGCCGTGCCCATGGCCAACAGCACCAAGCTCTACAGCATCTCGCTGTCGCTCTTCACCCGGGCGTGGGTGCCTCGCGGCAAGGGCAGGAAGCCGAGGCCGGCGTCGTCGTCCACGAAGCCGCCTCGGCAGCGCGGGAGGGGGCTGTTCGACGCCACCGACGACGAGATGGTGCGCAGGATGGCGCTCGagggggccgcggcggcggtgTCGGTTGCTGGCGCGGTCACCGTGGACCAGAGCGGCGCGGGGAACTACACGACCGTCGGGGACGCCGTGGCGGCGGCGCCGAGCAACCTTGGCGCGAGCAGCGGGTACTTCGTGATACACGTGGCCGCGGGCGTGTACGAGGAGAATGTGGTGGTGCCCAAGAACAAGAAGTATGTCATGATGGTCGGCGACGGCATCGGCCAGACGGTGATCACCGGCAACCGGAGCGTGGTCGACGGCTGGACCACCTTCAACTCCGCCACGTTCG CTGTGCTCGGGCAAGGGTTCGTGGCGGTGAATATGACGTTCCGCAACACGGCGGGGCCGGCGAAGCACCAGGCGGTGGCGCTCCGGAGCGGCGCGGACCTCTCCACGTTCTACCAGTGCAGCTTCGAGGGGTACCAGGACACGCTCTACACCCACTCCCTCCGCCAGTTCTACCGCGCGTGCGACGTCTACGGCACCGTCGACTACGTCTTCGGCAACGCCGCCGTCGTGTTCCAGGACTGCACGCTCTACAACCGGCTGCCGATGGCCGGCCAGAGCAACACCGTGACGGCGCAGGGCCGCTCCGACCCGAACCAGAACACGGGCACCACCATCCAGGGCTGCTCCATCGTGgccgcgccggagctcgccgccaaCACGGCCTTCGCCACCGCCACCTACCTGGGGCGGCCGTGGAAGATGTACTCGCGCACGGTGATCATGCAGTCGGACGTGGCCGGGCTCGTCGACCCGGCGGGGTGGATGCCGTGGAGCGGCGACTTCGCGCTCAGCACGCTCTACTACGCCGAGTACGACAACTCCGGGGCTGGGTCGGACACGAGCAGGAGGGTGAACTGGCCGGGGTACCATGTGCTCAACAGCACCGTGGACGCCGGTAACTTCACCGTCGCCAACATGGTGCTCGGGGACTTCTGGCTGCCGCAAACCGGCGTGCCCTTCACCATCGGGCTCAACTGA